In Bradyrhizobium sp. 1(2017), one DNA window encodes the following:
- a CDS encoding DUF308 domain-containing protein: MTLALLIVGIFAVLAGLLAILFGYSVREFSVGSTLIISGTVGVCTGLLLVGLYALLLELRGIARRLAAGSVASSEVRVRPVLPGLAMQGAPASEPAVAAPAKIEPAAPPPPPAAGPLPWQGEAAARERPRIEAPEAPTPPAAPEAPRRRNLMFASTSRKERERAEAKGTEGPTPPPEEPAASAAQDAPSASFDDAWPKPERLRQPEPPAAARRPPPPQQRSPSTFAEAAPPAPPAAEPVAAPEEPRVTVLKSGVVDGMAYSLYSDGSIEAQMPEGMMRFASIDELRSHLDQRG; the protein is encoded by the coding sequence ATGACCTTGGCATTGTTGATCGTGGGGATTTTCGCCGTTCTGGCGGGCCTCCTGGCGATCCTGTTCGGCTATTCAGTCAGGGAATTCAGTGTCGGCAGCACCCTCATAATCTCCGGAACCGTCGGCGTCTGCACCGGACTGTTACTGGTCGGCCTGTATGCCCTGCTGCTCGAGCTGAGGGGCATTGCCCGCCGGCTGGCCGCAGGATCGGTTGCATCGTCCGAAGTTCGGGTCAGGCCGGTGCTGCCGGGCCTGGCGATGCAAGGCGCGCCTGCATCCGAGCCCGCGGTTGCCGCGCCTGCGAAGATCGAACCGGCGGCGCCGCCGCCGCCACCGGCTGCAGGTCCTCTGCCGTGGCAGGGCGAAGCCGCCGCGCGCGAGCGTCCGCGCATTGAGGCGCCGGAAGCCCCAACGCCGCCTGCGGCGCCGGAAGCGCCGCGTCGTCGCAACCTGATGTTCGCCTCGACCTCGCGCAAGGAGCGCGAACGGGCGGAGGCAAAGGGCACCGAGGGCCCGACGCCGCCTCCTGAAGAACCCGCAGCTTCCGCCGCGCAGGATGCCCCGTCCGCCAGCTTCGACGACGCCTGGCCGAAGCCGGAGCGCCTGCGCCAGCCGGAGCCGCCCGCGGCCGCGCGCCGCCCGCCGCCGCCTCAGCAGCGCTCGCCCTCGACCTTTGCGGAAGCCGCGCCTCCGGCGCCGCCTGCAGCTGAGCCCGTGGCTGCGCCCGAGGAGCCGCGCGTCACCGTGCTCAAGTCCGGCGTCGTCGACGGCATGGCCTATTCGCTCTATTCCGACGGCTCGATCGAAGCGCAGATGCCGGAGGGCATGATGCGCTTTGCCTCGATCGATGAGCTCCGCTCCCATCTCGACCAGCGCGGTTGA
- a CDS encoding MucR family transcriptional regulator yields the protein MSDVGGKNFIELTAGIVSAYLSNNPTPAAEIPNLISQVHGALVRVSSGRTEAAPLEPAKPAVSLKKSIAPDYLVCLEDGKRFKSLKRHLRTQYNMTPEQYREKWGLPADYPMVAPNYAVARSQLAKQMGLGQQQRKRK from the coding sequence ATGTCGGATGTGGGAGGCAAGAATTTCATCGAGCTGACGGCGGGCATCGTGTCGGCCTATCTCAGCAACAATCCGACGCCCGCGGCCGAGATCCCGAACCTGATCAGCCAGGTGCATGGCGCCTTGGTGCGGGTCTCGTCGGGCCGGACCGAGGCTGCGCCGCTCGAGCCGGCAAAGCCCGCGGTCTCGCTGAAGAAGTCGATCGCGCCGGACTATCTGGTGTGTCTGGAAGACGGCAAGCGCTTCAAGTCGCTGAAGCGCCATCTGCGCACCCAGTACAACATGACGCCCGAGCAATATCGCGAGAAATGGGGCCTGCCGGCCGACTATCCCATGGTTGCGCCGAACTACGCGGTGGCGCGCTCGCAACTGGCCAAGCAGATGGGCCTCGGGCAGCAGCAGCGGAAGCGGAAGTAG
- a CDS encoding cupin domain-containing protein: MRSVKLLAALVVLVIPLGSPRTLQAQDQPAYVRITPTDLKWSPLVSMPKGAQIAVLHGSLAKPGLFTIRVKLPANFKLPVHSHPDERVRTIISGTYYSGIGDKAESSKLMALPPGTFSHVPPKVWQFAETRDEEVIFQITGVGPSGIDYLNATDDPRKAQ, encoded by the coding sequence ATGCGTTCCGTCAAATTGCTGGCCGCCCTTGTCGTCCTCGTGATTCCGCTCGGATCTCCGCGAACGCTACAGGCGCAGGATCAGCCGGCATACGTCCGCATCACGCCAACCGATCTGAAGTGGAGTCCACTCGTTTCAATGCCGAAAGGCGCACAGATTGCTGTGCTGCACGGCAGTCTTGCCAAACCCGGCTTGTTTACGATCCGCGTGAAGCTGCCCGCGAACTTCAAATTGCCTGTCCATTCTCATCCCGACGAGCGGGTCCGCACGATCATTTCCGGAACCTACTATTCCGGCATCGGCGACAAGGCCGAGAGCTCGAAACTGATGGCTCTTCCCCCGGGCACGTTCTCGCATGTCCCACCCAAGGTGTGGCAGTTCGCGGAAACACGAGACGAAGAGGTCATCTTCCAGATCACCGGCGTCGGCCCCTCCGGTATCGATTACCTGAATGCAACCGACGATCCGCGGAAGGCTCAATAG
- a CDS encoding SufE family protein, whose protein sequence is MTTIDEIRDNFELLDEWDDRYRYVIELGRTLEPLPEAEHSAENKVNGCVSQVWLQKLVDRSHGAPILKYRGDSDAHIVRGLVAIVLSLYSGRTPQEILDTDAIAVFNEFGFRDHLTPQRSNGLRSMVERIKTDAKEALAEAS, encoded by the coding sequence ATGACGACAATCGACGAAATCAGGGACAATTTCGAGCTTCTGGACGAGTGGGACGACCGCTATCGGTACGTCATCGAGCTCGGCCGTACCCTGGAACCGCTGCCGGAGGCCGAGCACTCCGCCGAGAACAAGGTGAATGGCTGCGTCAGCCAGGTCTGGCTCCAAAAGCTGGTCGACCGCAGCCATGGCGCGCCGATCCTGAAATATCGCGGCGACAGCGACGCGCATATCGTGCGCGGGCTGGTCGCGATCGTGCTCTCGCTCTATTCGGGCCGCACGCCGCAGGAAATTCTCGATACCGACGCGATCGCGGTGTTCAACGAGTTCGGCTTTCGCGATCATCTGACGCCGCAGCGGTCCAATGGGCTGCGCTCCATGGTCGAGCGCATCAAGACCGACGCGAAAGAGGCGCTCGCGGAAGCGTCGTGA